In Polypterus senegalus isolate Bchr_013 chromosome 12, ASM1683550v1, whole genome shotgun sequence, the following are encoded in one genomic region:
- the LOC120540286 gene encoding platelet glycoprotein IX-like: MALFTGLSVLLFISLTVCGAQPCPLLCHCSQLPLGGFRVNCSARHLTDMPKLHPQTSELLLQENHLTTVPLGSLDTLGSLRFFNLSHNHWDCSCHIVYLKRWLEVQATTFSMEVTCSTPVALNGRSIVNLDRHMFSMCPSTWCFLQLFMDVCLFLAFLLLLVLLHYSLRSAKTLPVTFHLNVANEVLEPKPLKPINVIHRQKRRKLSSYTNLEAEAPEGPNLNRDRMGSIFVPDGMDILPQILDTLHTQYDIKLVSNCKINNDGKQCLDNQ, translated from the coding sequence ATGGCACTTTTCACAGGCTTATCAGTACTCCTCTTCATTTCCCTCACTGTATGTGGGGCACAGCCTTGTCCACTCCTATGTCACTGCTCACAACTTCCTCTTGGAGGCTTTCGAGTCAATTGCAGTGCCAGGCACCTGACAGATATGCCAAAGCTGCACCCACAAACATCAGAACTTTTGCTTCAGGAAAACCATTTGACCACTGTGCCTCTTGGGTCACTTGACACACTTGGCAGCCTCAGGTTCTTCAACCTATCCCACAATCACTGGGACTGTAGCTGCCACATTGTGTACCTAAAAAGGTGGCTTGAAGTACAGGCAACCACCTTTAGTATGGAGGTAACATGCAGCACCCCTGTTGCCCTTAATGGCAGGTCCATTGTAAATCTTGATCGACATATGTTCTCTATGTGCCCAAGTACCTGGTGTTTTCTGCAGTTGTTCATGGATGTCTGCCTTTTTTTAGCTTTTCTTCTCCTGCTCGTTTTACTCCATTACAGTCTGAGATCTGCCAAGACGCTCCCAGTTACTTTTCATCTAAATGTTGCTAATGAGGTGCTGGAACCGAAGCCACTGAAGCCCATCAACGTCATACACAGGCAGAAGAGAAGGAAACTAAGCAGTTACACAAACTTGGAAGCTGAGGCACCAGAAGGACCGAACTTAAACAGAGACAGGATGGGTAGCATATTTGTGCCAGATGGGATGGATATTCTGCCACAGATTTTAGACACACTGCACACACAGTATGACATAAAGCTGGTCAGCAACTGCAAAATTAACAATGATGGCAAACAATGCCTGGACaaccaataa
- the LOC120540287 gene encoding platelet glycoprotein IX-like: MIMKATVVCNILLFLHTSSFSMCPSPCICTQYRHGGLHVDCSSRFLKNVYMSLPENTVSLSFHNNMLTNIRPGQLDKLHHIQTLNLSQNPWSCDCNIAYLKHWIEDNPNVVVTGATCQSPLHCQRMPIIHLTGNEFASCGGRQHVDCQRFFTNIVILLSLMLLVIILVAWAASVFKDLAWQVATNPYISEADLPMGSRVRLASS, from the coding sequence ATGATCATGAAGGCCACTGTTGTTTGTAACATCCTGCTCTTCCTGCATACTTCAAGTTTCAGCATGTGCCCATCTCCTTGTATATGCACTCAGTATAGACATGGTGGTCTGCATGTGGACTGCAGCTCTCGCTTTTTGAAGAATGtgtacatgtcattgccagaaaacACAGTGAGCCTGTCATTTCACAACAACATGCTGACCAACATCCGCCCTGGACAACTGGACAAACTTCACCACATTCAGACCCTGAACCTGTCTCAGAATCCCTGGAGTTGTGATTGCAACATTGCGTACCTCAAACATTGGATAGAGGACAATCCTAATGTGGTAGTGACTGGTGCCACCTGCCAGAGCCCACTTCACTGTCAGAGAATGCCCATCATTCACCTTACTGGCAATGAATTTGCCAGTTGTGGAGGTAGGCAGCATGTTGACTGTCAAAGATTCTTCACTAATATTGTCATCTTGTTGAGTCTGATGCTGCTGGTCATCATCCTGGTGGCATgggcagcttctgtttttaaagacTTGGCCTGGCAGGTGGCTACAAACCCTTACATATCTGAAGCTGATCTTCCCATGGGTTCTCGTGTCAGGCTGGCATCTTCTTAA
- the LOC120540472 gene encoding platelet glycoprotein IX-like, protein MIMKATVVCNILLFLHTSSFSMCPSPCICTQYRHGGLHVDCSSRFLKNVYMSLPENTVSLSFHNNMLTNIRPGQLDKLHHIQTLNLSQNPWSCDCNIAYLKHWMEDNPNVVVTGATCQSPLHCQRMPIIHLTGNEFASCGGRQHVDCQGFFANTVIMLSLMLLVIILVAWAASVSKGLAWQVATNPYISEADLPMGSRVRLASS, encoded by the coding sequence ATGATCATGAAGGCCACTGTTGTTTGTAACATCCTGCTCTTCCTGCATACTTCAAGTTTCAGCATGTGCCCATCTCCTTGTATATGCACTCAGTATAGACATGGTGGTCTGCATGTGGACTGCAGCTCTCGCTTTTTGAAGAATGtgtacatgtcattgccagaaaacACAGTGAGCCTGTCATTTCACAACAACATGCTGACCAACATCCGCCCTGGACAACTGGACAAACTTCACCACATTCAGACCCTGAACCTGTCTCAGAATCCCTGGAGTTGTGATTGCAACATTGCGTACCTCAAACATTGGATGGAGGACAATCCTAATGTGGTAGTGACTGGTGCCACCTGCCAGAGCCCACTTCACTGTCAGAGAATGCCCATCATTCACCTTACTGGCAATGAATTTGCCAGTTGTGGAGGCAGGCAGCATGTTGACTGTCAAGGATTCTTCGCTAATACTGTCATCATGTTGAGTCTGATGCTGCTGGTCATCATCCTGGTGGCATGGGCAGCTTCTGTTTCTAAAGGCTTGGCCTGGCAGGTGGCTACAAACCCTTACATATCTGAAGCTGATCTTCCCATGGGTTCTCGTGTCAGGCTGGCATCTTCTTAA